A window of the Sciurus carolinensis chromosome 19 unlocalized genomic scaffold, mSciCar1.2 SUPER_34, whole genome shotgun sequence genome harbors these coding sequences:
- the LOC124973367 gene encoding zinc finger protein 878-like, producing MSGLPRRQEMMQSHCESTLYLVKFGVYVDLQNSVAFEDVAVNFTEEEWTLLDPSQKNLYRDVMQEVLRNLASLGDRWEFQNIEDQNTNPRRAVRSFISHSANKAYKNHETGGKTYELKQNRKSFLPLTSDQRQASEHPANGPYGYLTWGRELSSRCFQEYGGSHTGKNLCGCKECGKAFSDSSYFQIDVQTHTGETANKWKRSREAFISSASLQLHEETHTGKKLYECKQCGKAFTTSSYLQIHKRFHAGEKPYECKHCGKAFTTLSDLQKHNRTHTGEKPYVCKQCGKSFTLSSHLHSHERTHTGKKPYECKQCGKAFTTSSSLKLHNRTHTGVKPYECRECRKAFASSSHLHAHERIHTGKKPYECKQCGKAFTTSSSLKLHKQTHTGEKPYKCKQCRKTYTFSYTLKIHNRNHTGEKPYECKQCGKSFVSSKNLHSHERTHTGKKPYECKQCGKAFTTSSSLKLHKQTHTGEKPYKCKQCGKTYTFSYTLKIHNRNHTGEKPYECKQCGKSFVSSKNLHSHERTHTGKKPYECKQCGKTYIYSYTLQIHERTHTGEKPYECKDCGKSFTSSSHLHSHKRTHTGKKPYECKQCGKAFSRSSSLQIHKRTHTGEKPYECKDCGKFFTSSSNLHSHKRTHKVKEAL from the exons AACTCAGTGGCCTTCGAGGATGTGGCTGTGAACTTCACTGAGGAAGAGTGGACTTTGCTGGATCCTTCCCAGAAGAATCTCTACAGAGATGTGATGCAGGAAGTCCTTAGAAATCTGGCTTCTCTAG GAGACAGATGGGAGTTCCAGAACATTGAAGATCAGAACACAAATCCCAGGAGAGCTGTAAG gtCCTTTATATCTCACTCTGCAAACAAGGCATATAAGAATCATGAGACTGGAGGGAAGACATATGAACttaaacagaacagaaaatccttccttcctctcacaaGTGATCAAAGACAAGCATCAGAGCACCCTGCAAATGGGCCTTATGGATATTTGACATGGGGAAGAGAGTTGAGTTCCAGGTGTTTTCAAGAATATGGAGGATCTCATACGGGCAAAAATCTATGTggatgtaaggaatgtggaaaagccttctcAGATTCAAGTTACTTTCAAATAGATGTacaaactcatactggagagacaGCTAACAAATGGAAACGAAGTAGGGAAGCCTTCATTAGTTCAGCTAGCCTTCAATTACATGAAGAAACCCATACAGGGAAGAAActctatgaatgtaaacaatgtggaaaagccttcactacttCCTCTTACCTTCAAATTCATAAGCGATTtcatgctggagagaagccctatgaatgtaaacactgtggaaaagccttcactacttTGTCTGACCTTCAAAAACATAATCGAACTCATACCGGAGAGAAGCCCTACGTAtgtaagcagtgtggaaaatccttTACTTTATCCAGTCACCTTCACTCACATGAAAGAACTCATACAGgaaagaagccctatgaatgtaagcagtgtgggaaagccttcactacttCCTCTTCCCTTAAACTACATAATCGAACTCATACTGGAGTAAAGCCTTATGAATGTAGGGAGTGTAGGAAAGCCTTTGCTTCATCCAGTCATCTTCATGCACATGAAAGAATTCATACAGgaaagaagccctatgaatgtaaacagtgtggaaaagccttcactacttCCTCTTCCCTTAAACTACATAAacaaactcatactggagagaagccctataaatgtaaACAATGTAGAAAAACCTACACTTTTTCATACACACTTAAAATACATAATCGAAatcacacaggagagaagccctatgaatgtaagcagtgtggaaaatccttTGTTTCATCCAAAAACCTTCACTCACATGAAAGAACTCATACAGgaaagaagccctatgaatgtaaacaatgtgggaaagccttcactacttCCTCTTCCCTTAAACTACATAAacaaactcatactggagagaagccctataaatgtaaacaatgtggaaaaacCTACACTTTTTCATACACACTTAAAATACATAATCGAAatcacacaggagagaagccctatgaatgtaagcagtgtggaaaatccttTGTTTCATCCAAAAACCTTCACTCACATGAAAGAACTCATACAGgaaagaagccctatgaatgtaaacagtgtgggaAAACCTACATTTATTCATACACACTTCAAATACATGaacgaactcatactggagagaagccctatgaatgtaaggacTGTGGGAAATCCTTTACTTCATCCAGTCACCTTCATTCACATAAAAGAACTCATACAGgaaagaagccctatgaatgtaagcaatgtgggaaagccttcagtagGTCCTCTTCCCTTCAAATACATaaacgaactcatactggagagaagccctatgaatgtaaggacTGTGGGAAATTCTTTACTTCGTCAAGTAACCTTCACTCACATAAAAGAACTCATAAAGTgaaagaagccctatga